The Gossypium arboreum isolate Shixiya-1 chromosome 4, ASM2569848v2, whole genome shotgun sequence DNA segment CCTTGGCCGATTATAATATCCAGAAGGAATCCACCCTCCACCTCGTCCTCCGTCTTCGCGGGGGCATGCAGATCTTCGTGAAAACCTTGACTGGCAAGACCATCACCTTAGAGGTGGAGAGTTCGGACACCATCGACAATGTAAAGGCGAAGATTCAAGACAAGGAAGGGATCCCACCAGACCAACAACGTTTGATCTTTGCAGGGAAGCAGCTTGAGGATGGGAGGACCTTGGCTGATTATAACATCCAGAAGGAATCGACCCTTCACCTTGTTTTGAGGCTTCGTGGAGGCATGCAGATTTTCGTTAAGACATTGACTGGGAAAACAATCACATTGGAGGTGGAAAGTTCGGATACAATTGATAATGTGAAGGCGAAGATTCAGGACAAGGAAGGTATCCCTCCAGATCAGCAAAGGCTCATCTTTGCTGGAAAGCAATTGGAGGATGGGAGGACTTTAGCTGATTATAACATTCAGAAAGAGTCCACCCTTCACCTTGTTCTTCGTCTCCGTGGTGGGCAGTGAGAAGTTAATTCTTCTTTTGTCTTTGTTCTAGCTTAAGATGGTCGCAAATAAGCCTTTAGGAAAGTGCCTATTTTCTTATCTCTTAATGTAACATGTTAAGCTAAGTAAACCTTCTGTTTGGAATAAAAGTTTGGTGATTTCGTATCTGCTAATTTATTGCTGAATCAAATCTTTCCAATGCAATGATCACTGTTGAAATGGGTAATTTGTGATGCTTAATGTattgtaaattagaaaaaaaatcagTGTTGACACAGCAAAGAACCACATGATTGGGCTGCCAGCATTAGATGAAATGTTACTTGATAGTTTTTTATGTCTTGCAAAGCAAGACATAAAAAGGGATCAAAGCAATGAAGATTTAGAAACAAAGGTAGAACTTATCATCTCATATTTAAGCAGCTCTTAAGCATATTTGCTACTTGTTTTATCAACTTCGATCTTGAAAACAAGTACTATTCTTGTTCTTCGAACACTCAGGACTTGGATTTTATTTTGTGGAAAACAAGACGTGTGTTATGAAATTTTCATATATAGTACATAAGCTCTGCAACAAAGACAGAGGCAGGTTCCCTGAAAAatcaaaacacaatttttataaTGTGTACAGATGGAGTTGGAGAAATGAGAAGTTCTATTGTGTTGCCAATGCAGCTGATTAAGTTTCAATATGGAAAGACTAAAGTACTTTTGTGGTGTCTATTTTAGGCTAATATTTCTACCCATATCAACTTTGTTTCATTGGAAATGCCTACTCCTACTCTAGACACAAAGAACATACATGTTTTTCTTTTCTGAGACTACCCATTAACCCTTCTTCTTAATTTCAAATCGTAAGTCCTATCCAACATATTGATTTAAAATCCAATTTCTTGACTTATGGGTATCATGAAAAATATTGataaataattatcattttatattttcaaggaaaattaaatggaaagcaaaaagaaaaagctaCTAACTTTTAGAGTAGTTTGGAAAGTTAATAAGTCCATGAAAAGCCATAGGTCTAAAGCTCACCATCATTTTGGGCTAACTTCCAAGTTACAGTAGAAATTGCTTAATCTAAACCGCCATAAATTCCAAAATCTTGGGAAAACGTAAAGAAAAGGGGCATTCCGAGAATTGAACTCGGGACCTCTCGCACCCTAAGCGAGAATCATACCATTAGACCAAATGCCCTAATTAATTTTTGCTcatgatatcaaaatattaaagaaagattctaaaattataaatgatattttaattataatttaaatatatacataaaattttaattttgatttaagtaaaacacatttaaaaaataaacacataaatttatttttatattgaataaatataattatttgtgcatgtaatatataaacataaaataatgttatatcaataattatattaataatttataagaattgaaccaaatcaaaattttatttataaaattatacaaaattaaaatttatgtataaaattacatattaaattaatattcaaataatttgcgTTAATTATTTGTGTGTGTACAGAAGATATAATCTTCAAGCTAACATAAAGCGGATATTAATTGCAATGTTTAAAGAGACGTTTGTGAGTCATGAGTTATGAGTTGCTGGATTATTTCGGTTCACTATCCATGATTTGTCCTGATTGGAGCTTCAATTAGAAAGCAGATTATATTTGACAATGGGCGATTACGAGAGTTGATACCACCTGCTTGTCCCGGGTTGGTTTAGAGTCCCCCTTGGTGGTCCACTATTATGACATACAGAATCAACATGACTGCAACAAATAGTATCCATATCATGTATATGGGTCTCTTACGAAAAGATGTGGAGTTGGATGAATCCATGGCCATCACCACATCTTCCACTGCCCAAAGGTTCCACCACTTCTATATTCCAATGCTTTTCCTTATTCTTTCAACACCATACAACCCCCACACTGATGCTGATAAATAACCCTCTCTCCCTCCATGTATTCCCCCCTCCCCCTTTTTTCTCAATGGCTAATAACCTCTCTTTCTGTCTCGTAGGAGCCATGGATCGTCTCTGGTTTCAACAGATTATTCTTTTCCCAGACCCCTTTTCACCATATTTCCCCCTTGAACCAAAGCAGCCCCTCTCAGAATCTACCACTACAAGCTCATCATCTTCAAGCCTCTCTTTATCATCTGTTGCAGACCAAGAAATACCAGCGCTGGTAaacagtaataataataataataaaatgaatgaaaaagaaCTATGCTCATCAAGTTCAACACTCTTGAAATATGTTTCttattttttgtttcatttttgctGTTGTTTTTCATGGTGATCAAATTCTTAGGATGATCCTAAAAAAGAGGAAAAACAATTGAAGAAAAGATCAAGAAGAGGGAATCTTAGTCGTTCACATTCTCCATCACAATCGACTCATAAACATCAGAGGATTAACCATCAATGCAAACTGCAAAAATCCACGAGTTGTAGGAGCTTGAAAGACTTGGAACTGGAAGAAGTAAAAGGGTTCATGGATCTTGGATTTGTATTCACAAAAGAGCACTTGAACGCCAGGATGATTGGTGTTATCCCCGGCTTGCTCAGACTTGGATTTTCCAGAACTAAACGGATCCATAATGAAGTCAATGTTGATGCTGACCAACTATCTAAAGACGATGATATTGAACAAGAAGAGAAGAGAGGTGTTATAAGACCATATTTATCAGAAGCTTGGCTGATTAAAAGACCCGATTCTCCTTTGCTGAATCTAAGAGTACCAAGGGTCTCTGCTGCTGCTGATATGAAGAAACATCTCAAGTTTTGGGCTAGAACTGTTGCATATGTAGTTCAACAAGATTCATAAAACAAGAGAGCAGATCCCAACTTCGAACCTAAATCTACCACACAACTAGGTCTATAGCTAGCTGCAACTGTAAAAAGAGGAGTTTGTAATAAAAAAGTCATAAAAGATAGTGTACTCTAAATAAAAGATGAGCCAAAAGCTCTTTTTGTCACCATTTTTAACTACTAGTAGTGGTTAGGATAAATGGAAAAAACTTTAAAAAGGatctttttcttttgttataTTGAGTCATCCAAATTGCTGAAAAGATAAGGCAAACCAAAAAAGGAAGATGATCATGATGGTCCTACCATGTTCCGGATTGAGAAAGAATCAAAAACAGTAATAATAGGAAACATGGCTTTTAACATCCGCCAAGAGCTAGGTCCATTTCTACTGTTCTATCCCAAGTTTTGTCTGCATTTGATGTTGAGAATGTCCATGCCCATGCATATATGGCCATGGTATTCCTGTGAGGTTTAACATATCAAATCATGGGGGGAATGGTTTTTTCTTT contains these protein-coding regions:
- the LOC108460424 gene encoding uncharacterized protein LOC108460424 — encoded protein: MWSWMNPWPSPHLPLPKGSTTSIFQCFSLFFQHHTTPTLMLINNPLSLHVFPPPPFFSMANNLSFCLVGAMDRLWFQQIILFPDPFSPYFPLEPKQPLSESTTTSSSSSSLSLSSVADQEIPALDDPKKEEKQLKKRSRRGNLSRSHSPSQSTHKHQRINHQCKLQKSTSCRSLKDLELEEVKGFMDLGFVFTKEHLNARMIGVIPGLLRLGFSRTKRIHNEVNVDADQLSKDDDIEQEEKRGVIRPYLSEAWLIKRPDSPLLNLRVPRVSAAADMKKHLKFWARTVAYVVQQDS